A genomic region of Halomonas aestuarii contains the following coding sequences:
- the rpsF gene encoding 30S ribosomal protein S6, with product MRHYEIVFMVHPDQSEQVPAMVERYTGLVTENGGTVHRLEDWGRRHLAYPINKIHKAHYVLMNVECSGETLDEIENIFRFNDAIIRSLVVRAKEAVTEASPMMKPVEEKRVRRDEKPRSTESA from the coding sequence ATGCGTCACTACGAGATCGTCTTCATGGTCCATCCGGACCAGAGCGAGCAGGTCCCGGCCATGGTCGAGCGCTACACCGGCCTCGTCACCGAGAACGGCGGCACCGTGCATCGCCTCGAGGATTGGGGCCGTCGCCACCTGGCCTACCCGATCAACAAGATCCACAAGGCTCACTACGTTCTGATGAACGTCGAGTGCAGCGGCGAGACCCTCGACGAGATCGAGAACATCTTCCGCTTCAACGACGCCATCATCCGCAGCCTGGTGGTTCGCGCCAAGGAAGCCGTCACCGAGGCCTCTCCGATGATGAAGCCGGTGGAAGAGAAGCGTGTCCGTCGCGACGAGAAGCCGCGCAGCACCGAATCCGCCTGA
- the rpsR gene encoding 30S ribosomal protein S18: MARFFRRRKFCRFTAEGVKQIDYKDLDTLKAYITETGKIVPSRITGTKARYQRQLSTAIKRARYLALLPYTDSHQ; encoded by the coding sequence ATGGCACGCTTTTTCCGTCGCCGCAAGTTCTGCCGCTTTACCGCTGAAGGCGTGAAGCAGATCGACTACAAGGATCTGGACACGCTCAAGGCCTACATCACCGAGACCGGCAAGATCGTTCCCAGCCGCATCACCGGGACCAAGGCCCGTTATCAGCGCCAGCTGTCCACCGCCATCAAGCGGGCACGCTACCTGGCGCTGCTGCCCTACACCGATAGCCACCAGTAA
- the rplI gene encoding 50S ribosomal protein L9, which yields MDVILLDKIGKLGGLGDQVTVKPGYGRNYLVPYGLAVPATKDNIEAFQAQRAELEAQAAERKAVAEARAEQLNDIELSLVSKAGEEGKLFGSIGPRDLAEAISSAGLEVAKSEVRMPQGPIRQTGEYDIDLHLHAEVDATVRVVVVAE from the coding sequence ATGGACGTCATTCTGCTCGACAAGATTGGCAAGCTGGGCGGTCTGGGTGACCAGGTCACCGTCAAGCCCGGTTACGGCCGCAACTACCTGGTCCCCTACGGCCTGGCCGTGCCGGCGACCAAGGACAACATCGAGGCCTTCCAGGCCCAGCGTGCCGAGCTCGAGGCCCAGGCCGCCGAGCGCAAGGCCGTGGCCGAGGCGCGTGCCGAACAGCTCAACGACATCGAGCTCTCCCTGGTCTCCAAGGCCGGTGAAGAGGGCAAGCTGTTCGGTTCCATCGGTCCGCGTGACCTGGCCGAGGCCATCTCCAGCGCTGGGCTCGAGGTCGCCAAGAGCGAAGTGCGCATGCCGCAGGGCCCGATTCGCCAGACCGGCGAGTACGACATCGACCTGCACCTGCACGCCGAAGTCGACGCCACCGTGCGCGTGGTGGTCGTGGCCGAGTAA